Sequence from the Actinocatenispora sera genome:
CCAAGCGGTCGACGCGTTGGGGGTGGCGATGCGATTCGGTGCGGTTGCTCGGCGACTTGTTGCGTCCGGTGCGGTCCTGGTGACAGCCTGCGGCCTGGCGGCCTGCAGCTCGGACTCCGATGACGCGAGCAAGGCGCTGTCCGCCTTCCTCGCAGACTGGCACGCCGGCACCCTGCAGAAGGCGCCGTACGCCAAGGGCAGCAGCGCCCAGGTCGCCGCGGCGTACCGGAAGGTGGCCGGCGACCTGGCCGACGTGCATCCGGCGCTGTCCGCGGGTTCGGTCAAGGTCGACGGCGGCAAGGCGACCGCGCCGGTCCGGGTGTCCTGGCCGCTCGGCGGGCACGACTGGCGCTACACCACCACCGTGCATCTGGCCAAGACCGACGGCGACTGGCGGGTCGCCTGGACCGGCGCGACCGTACACCCGAAGCTGACCGGCGACGGGCATCTGGTGCTGGCCAACGAACAGGGCCCGCGGGCGTCCATCATGGACGGTTCCGGCCAGCCGATGGTCACCAACCGGCCGGTGGTCTACGTCGGCGTGCAGCCCAACCGGGTCAGCGACGCCAAGCAACTCGCCGAGCAGCTCGGCGACGCGCTCGACCTCGACCTGTCCGACCTGCCGAAGCGCATCAAGGCCGCGGAACCGACCGCCTTCCTCGACATCGTGACCCTGCGCAAGACCGACTACGAGAAGGTGAAGTCGAAGATCCACGATCTGGACGGCACCGTGTTCCGGGACGGCACCCTGCCGCTGGCCCCGAGCCGTACGTTCGCCCGCGCACTGCTGGGCACCGTCGGCCCGGTGACCAAGGAGCAGATGGACAAGCACCCGGGCCGCTACCAGATCGGCGACACCGCCGGCCAGTCCGGCCTGCAGGCGCAGTACGAGCAGCGGCTCGCCGGGGGCGCCGGCGTCACCGTGACCGTCAGCGGCACCAAGCAGACCCTGTACCACGGCACGCCGGTCGCCGGGAAGCCGGTGGCGACGACGCTGTCGCCGAAGGTGCAGCAGGCCGCCGACGACGCGCTGGCCACCGAGACCAAGCACCGCACCGCCCTGGTCGCGATCCAGATCTCCACCGGCAGGGTGCTCGCGGTCGCGAACGGTCCGGACGGCGGCTCCGACGACCTCGCGCTGACCGGCTCGGTACCGCCCGGGTCGACGTTCAAGGTGGTGACCGCGCTGTCCTACCTGGCTGCCGGGGTCACCCCGGACTCCACAGTGGACTGCCCGGAGTACGCCACGGTGTCCGGCCGCAAGTTCCACAACGAGAACAACTACCAGCTCGGCAAGGTGCCGTTCCGCACCGACTTCGCGCAGTCCTGCAACACCGCGTTCGTCGGCCTGTCCGGCAAGCTCGGCCCGGACACGCTGACCAAGCAGGCGGCCAAGTTCGGCATCGGCGCCCAGTGGCAGCTGGGGCCGGAGGTCAACAGCGGCTCGGTACCGCCGGCGAAGACCGCCGTCGACCGCGCCGCGGCCGCGTTCGGGCAGGGCCGGACCACGGTCAGCCCGATCGCGATGGCGGGCATCGCCGCCGGCGTCGCCCGCGGCCACTGGGTGCAGCCGACGCTCGTCACCTCGCCGGCCTACCACCCGGTGAAGGCCGGGCCGCAGCTGCCCGCCAAGGATCTGGCCGCGCTCAAGTCGATGATGCGCTCGGTGGTCACCGACGGCACCGCCACCGTGCTCAAGTCCGTACCGGGCGGGCCGGTGTACGGCAAGACCGGCACCGCCGAGTACGGCTCCGGCACCGAGCCGCCGAGCCACTCCTGGTTCACCGGCTGGCAGGGCGACATCGCGTTCGCCGCGTTCGTCGAGGGCGGCGGCACCCACGAGCAGGCGGTCGCCGCGCCGCTCGTCGGCAAGTTCCTCACCAACCTCAACGGCTGACCCGATCCGCGGCCGATCGGCCGCACCACCACCGCCCGGCCGCCTCGCATCGCGGCCGGGCGGCTTTGTGTCCACAGTGGACTCCCACGCTGTGGGCGGCCGCTTGCGGGCGCCGGTACCCGAGTCGTACTGTTCAGAATGTAAGACTTCGTTCTCATATTTCGGGAGATCTACATGGCGGCCCGGTCGCGACGCCGATGGTTGGTCCTGGCGATCGGGGTGTACGCCCAGGCGGCATCCTGCGCATTCCTCTACGGGCTGCCCTCGCTCGTGCCGGCCCTGCGCGCCGACGAGCACCTCAGCCTCGCCGGCGCCGGCCTGGTCGTCGCCGGCCCCACCGTCGGCCTGCTCGCCACCCTGATCGCCTGGGGCGCCGCCGCCGACCGGTACGGGGAGCGCCTCGTCATGGCGGTCGGCCTCACCCTGGCCGCGGTCCTCGTCGCGGTCGCCGCGCTCGCGGTGCCCGGCCTCACCGGCTTCGTCGTCGTACTGGGGCTGGCCGGCGCCGCGGCCGCCTCGGTCAACGCGGCCAGCGGCCGGATCGTGATGGGCTGGTTCGCGCGCGACGAGCGCGGCGTGGCCATGGGCATCCGGCAGACCGCGCAACCGCTCGGCGTCGGCATCGCGGCACTCACCCTGCCCGACCTCGCCGCGCACGCCGGCTTCCGCACCGCGCTGCTGCTGCCGGCCGCACTGTGCCTGGCCGCCGCTCTCCTGGTACTGCTGCTTGCCGCCGATCCGCCCCGCCCCGCCGGCGGCGCCGCCGCCCGCACCGGCAACCCGTACCGGAGCGCCACGCTGTGGCGGCTGCACGGCGCGAGCGCGCTGCTGGTCCTGCCGCAGTTCGCGATCGCGGCGCTGGCGATGGAGTACCTCGTCGGACAGCGGCACTGGGCCGCGCTGACCGCCGGGGCATTCCTCGCCGTGGCGCAGGTGTGCGGCGCGCTCGGCCGGATCGCCACCGGGTACTGGTCCGACCGGGTCGGCAGCCGGCTGCGGCCGATGCGCCAGCTGGCGGTGGCGAGCGCCGCCGTGATGCTGGCGTTCGCGCTCGGCGACGCGGTGGCGCCCTGGCTTGCCGTACTGGCGATCGCGCTCGGTTCGGTGATCACCGTGGCCGACAACGGGCTCGCGTTCACCGCCACCGCCGAGCTGGCCGGGCTGTCCTGGTCCGGCCGCGCCCTGGGCATCCAGAACACCGGCCAGAACGTGGTCTCCTCGCTCACCCCGCCGCTGCTCGGACTGGTCGTCGGCGCGTCCACCTACTCGATCGGCTTCCTGTGCGCGGCGGCCTTCCCGGTGTTCGCCATCGCGCTGACGCCGGTGGCGGCCGAGTACCGGGCCCGGCGGGCGAGCCCCGCGCCGGTCGGCTGACCCGGCCCGGCGGCCGATCCGGCGACGGCGGCCGAATCGCCCGACCCGCAGCAGTGCCCGCCGGTACGGGATGGCTCGGGCGGTTTGCCGTAATACCAACACCGTGCGTGGACAAGGCGGAATCATCGGAAGATTCGACCGTCGTAAATGGAGTGTTGTGCCGAAGCTGTTGCCCGACATAGGTAAAACTTCCCTTGACAACCTATGTCGGCCACCGATCTGATACTCCGGGGAATCGAACGAGTCACCGTGCGTGGGTCTCTCGACAGCTCTGCAGTCTTTCGGCAGCACTGCCGCCCGTCATCCGCACCGTTCCGTTCGTCCCTGTCCAGTGCAGGAAAGGAGACACATGCGGCACACCCTCATCCGACGCGCCGCGATCGCGGTGGGCGTCAGCGCTCTTGCGCTGCCGTTCGCTGCGAGCGCAGCGCAGGCCGCACCGACCCGACAGGCGGTGTCGGGTAGCACACCGGCATGGGCCACCCCAGCCAACCGCGCCGGCAACCCCAGCTCCAGCCAGCGCGTCGACGTCCAGGTCTTCCTGAAGCTGCGGAACGCCGCGGGCGCCGAGCGGTTCGCCAACCAGGTGTCCACCCCGGGCTCGAAGCAGTACGGGAAGTACCTGACCGCCAACGAGTTCAACGCGCGCTACGCGCCGACCGACGACAGCGTCCGCGCGGTGCGCAACTTCCTGCGCCAGCAGGGCCTCACCGTGAGCGGCGTCGGCCAGGGCAACCGGTACGTCGAAGCCAGCGGCACCGTCGCCGAGCTGAACAAGGCGTTCGGCGCCGATCTGCACACCTATTCCTACCGCGGCCACAAGCTCCGGGCGCCGGGTAGGCAGGCGACCCTGCCGACCAACGTCGGCAACCTGGTCCTGTCGGTCAACGGCCTGGCCCAGACCGGCCCGCTGCGCACGCCGTTCCACCACAAGGTGGTCAGCAACAGCAACGCCGCGAAGACCCGCAGCGCGGCCCCGAAGGCGGCACCGGCCCCGGCGCAGTGCTCGAACTTCTGGGGTGAGCACAACCAGACCATGCCGCAGGCGTACGGCCGGACCGAGTTCCCGACCTACATCTGCGGGTACGGCACCGACCAGCTGCAGACCGCGTACGGCGTCAAGAAGGCGATCGCCACCGGTACCAACGGCGCCGGCACCACGATCGCCATCGTCGACGCGTACGCCTCGCCGACCATGCAGGCCGACGCGGACCGGTACGCGGTGGACAACGGCCAGGGTCACTACGCCAAGGGCCAGTACTCCGAGAAGGTCTTCAAGCCGTTCGACATGCAGGACGAGTGCGGCGGCGAGGACGGCTGGAACGGCGAGGAGGCCATCGACGTCGAGGCCGCCCACGCCATGGCGCCGGGCGCGACCATCAAGTACGTCGGGGCCAAGAACTGCGACACCGGCCTGGACGCGGCGCTCAACTGGATCATCCAGAACCACGCCGCCAACATCGTGTCCGACTCATGGGGCAACCTGGGTGAGGACATCCCGGCCAGTGCCATCGCCGCCGAGCACACGATCTTCGTGCAGGCCGCGGCCGAGGGCATCGGCATGTACTTCTCCTCCGGCGACAGCGGCGACGAGGTGACCGCCGGCAACACGCCGTCGGCACAGCCGGACTACCCGGCCTCCGACCCGTACGTCACCGCGGTCGGCGGCACCAGCCTCGCGGTCGGCAGCGACAGCAGCTACGGCTTCGAAACCGGCTGGGGCTCCACCCGCGCGGTGGTCGACTACACCCAGGACCCGGCCGCGTACACGCAGGCCCCGCCCGGTGAGTTCTACGGCGGCGCCGGCGGCGGCACCAGCACCCTGTTCGACCAGCCCGCGTACCAGAGGGGCGTCGTCCCGGCGAGCCTGTCCCAGCAGTACGGCGGTGCGCCGGCCCGGGTCGTCCCGGACGTCGCCGCGCTCGCCGACCCGTACACCGGGATGGCGGTCGGCCGCACCATCGACGGCGAGTACACCCTGCAGACCTGGGGCGGCACCTCGCTCGCCTGCCCGCTGTTCGCCGGCATCCAGGCCGACGCCAGCCAGGGTCGCAGCACCCCGATCGGCTTCGCCAACCCGCTGATGTACCAGCTGAAGGCGGGCTCCTTCCGTGACGTCGCGCCGCAGCGCACGCCGGTCGCGGTGGCCACGCCGACCGGGTCGTCGCTCGTCACGTTCGACCGTGACTCGTCGCTGTTCACCGCGCCGGGCTACGACAACGTGACCGGCGTCGGTTCGCCGAACGGCACCAGCTACCTCGCGGCCGCCGGCGGCGGCTCGCACGGCGGCCACGGCGGTCACGGAGGCGGGCACCACCGGCACCACTGATCCACCCGTACCGGCACAGGGCCGTCCCGGTCACCGGGGCGGCCCTGTCGCATCGGTACCGCCGCTCGGCCAGCGGTACCGGCGGCCGGATGTCCCGGCGGCGGCGGCCGGGACTCGGTGCCGGCGGGCCGCTCGTACCGCGCCGCTAGGATCGGCTCGGTCCCTGTTGGTATGGCGTTTCGAGGTGAGATGGGCAGCACCACCGGCACCGCGCGACCGATCGTCGTCTACGGCACCCCGGTACTGCACCGGCCCTGCCGGCCGGTCACCGAGTTCGACGACGACCTGCGCGCCCTGATCGACGACATGTTCGCCAGCATGTACGAGGCGGACGGTGTCGGCCTTGCCGCCAACCAGATCGCCGTCGACGCGCGGGTCTTCGTGTTCGACTGCCCGGACGCCGACGACGTCAACCAGGTCGGCCACGTCGTCAATCCGACGCTGATCCTGCCCGACCTGCCTCGCGAGCTCGATGACGACAGCGAGGGCTGCCTGTCCGTACCGGGGCAGCACGCCGACCTGGCCCGGCCCGCGCTGGCGTCGGTCACCGGGTTCACGATGACCGGCGAGCCCGTCCGCTACGACGGCACCGGGATGCTGGCGCGCTGCTTCCAGCACGAGACCGACCACCTGGACGGCACCGTCTATGTCGACCGGCTGCCGAAGCGGATCCGCAAGAAGGTGTTGAAGGCGGCCGGACTGCCCACCGAGGCACCGGCCCGCTGACCGGTAGCGTCCTTTCACTGCCCGTACACAGCTCGCGATCACGCACCGGACCTGCGACAACGCCGGGTCTCCGGGCATCGTCAGCTGAACGCCAGTGAATACCGTCACGCTTCGAGGTCGTAACCAAACATCCCGTGTCTGCTGTTCGGGTGGCGCGTTGACCCGACGAGGGAAGTCACCTGTACGTGCGCACGCGCGTACACCTGGTTTCGACATCGAAGGGACACACATGCGCGTCACCACCAGACTCGCCGTCGCCGGCGCCATGGCGGCCGCCGGACTCGCGCTCGCCTTACCCACCGCTGCCTTCGCGGACAGCGGCTCGGCCGGCAACAACGGCGTCGGTAACGGCACCCAGGTCCAGGCCCCGGTGCAGGCACCGGTGAACGTCTGCGGCAACGGCGTGGGCGTACTCGGCGTTGGCGCCGGTGCGAGCGGCGACTGCACCGCCAGCGCCGGCGCCACGCCGAGTGAGACTCCGAGCGCCTGCCCCACCAGCTCCTCCGGTGGCTACGGTACGCATGCCGCCGAAGCAGCCTGCGCGTCCGAGTCGACGCCGCCGAGCTCCCAGTCGCCGAGCGCGTCGCCGAGCACCGTCGCGGCGGTCACCCACACCAAGAGCACCGGGCCTACGCTCCCCGTCACCGGTTCGAGCCTCACCATCCTGGTGATCGCCGCCCTGGCGCTGCTGGGCGCGGGCGCCGCGGCACTGGTGCTGAGCCGCCGTCGCCGCGCCGCCTGAGCCGCGCACCGAGCTTTCCGAAGAACCAACGGGCCCTGCGAACAACAGCGGCGGGCCGGACCGGGTACACCCGGCCGGCCCGCCGCTTCGCTGTGCAGGCATTTCCCGTGCTCGACCGATTACCCGTTCGGCAGCCACGTCATGCTCGGGGGTTCTTCGAGAACCATGACGCGGGCACAAAAAAGTCGGGCTGGAAGACCCATGGGATCTTCCAGCCCGACTCTACGTAAGCTTCGGCGGCGACCTACTCTCCCACACCCTCCCGAGTGCAGTACCATCGGCGCTGTAAGGCTTAGCTACCGGGTTCGGAATGGGACCGGGCGTTTCCCTCACGCTACAACCACCGAAACATCTCACAAACCAGCCAGCCACAACCACCCCAACACAGGGATGCCCTGACCGTGGTTCCAGAACCACACAGTGGACGCACACAACCTTGTAGTCAAGCCCTCGGCCTATTAGTACCGGTCAGCTCAACACGTTACCGCGCTTACACCTCCGGCCTATCAACCCAGTCATCTCCTGGGGGCCTTACCCCCGTCTCCGGGGCAGCAGACCTCATCTTGAAGCAGGCTTCCCGCTTAGATGCTTTCAGCGGTTATCCCTTCCGAACGTAGCCAACCAGCCGTGCCCCTGGCAGGACAACTGGCACACCAGAGGTTCGTCCGTCCCGGTCCTCTCGTACTAGGGACAGCCCTTCTCAAATCTGCAACGCGCGCGGCGGATAGGGACCGAACTGTCTCACGACGTTCTAAACCCAGCTCGCGTACCGCTTTAATGGGCGAACAGCCCAACCCTTGGGACCTACTCCAGCCCCAGGATGCGACGAGCCGACATCGAGGTGCCAAACCATCCCGTCGATATGGACTCTTGGGGAAGATCAGCCTGTTATCCCCGGGGTACCTTTTATCCGATGAGCGACACCGCTTCCACACGCAAGTGCCGGATCACTAGTCCCGACTTTCGTCCCTGCTCGACCCGTCAGTCTCACAGTCAAGCCCGCTTCTACACTTACACTCACCACCTGATTGCCAACCAGGCTGAGCGGACCTTTGGGCGCCTCCGTTACTCTTTAGGAGGCAACCGCCCCAGTTAAACTACCCACCAGGCACTGTCCCTGAACCAGATCATGGCCCGAGGTTAGACATCCAGTACGACCAGAGTGGTATTTCAAGATTGCCTCCCCCTCAACTAGCGTCAAGGATTCAACGGCTCCCACCTATCCTACACAAGCCGAACCGAACACCAATACCAAGCTATAGTAAAGGTCCCGGGGTCTTTCCGTCCTGCCGCGCGTAACGAGCATCTTTACTCGTAATGCAATTTCGCCGGGCCTGTGGTTGAGACAGCGGGAAAGTCGTTACGCCATTCGTGCAGGTCGGAACTTACCCGACAAGGAATTTCGCTACCTTAGGATGGTTATAGTTACCACCGCCGTTTACTGGCGCTTAAGTTCTCAGCTTCGCCACGCCGAAACGCAACTAACCGGTCCCCTTAACGTTCCAGCACCGGGCAGGCGTCAGTCCGTATACATCGTCTTACAACTTCGCACGGACCTGTGTTTTTAGTAAACAGTCGCTTTCCCCTGGTCTCTGCGGCCATACCACGCTCCCACCGCAAGGGTGTTCACGCGTCCGGCCCCCCTTCTCCCAAAGTTACGGGGGCAATTTGCCGAGTTCCTTAACCACAGTTCACCCGAACGCCTCGGTATTCTCTACCTGTCCACCTGTGTCGGTTTAGGGTACGGGCCGCTCGAAGCTCGCTAGAGGCTTTTCTCGGTAGCATGGGATCACTGACTTCACCAAAATCGGCTCGGCTTCACGTCTCAGGCTATCTGCAGTGCGGATTTACCTACACCACGCCCTACACGCTTACCCCGGCACAACCACCGGCCGGGCTCAGCTACCCTCCTACGTCACCCCATCGCTTGACTACTCCCAACCAGGGTCCCCGATCCGCCACCATCAACCCGAAGGCCTCCAGCAACATCAAGGGTTAGCACAGAAAGTTTCATCAGGGACGCTTCTACGCGGGTACGGGAATATCAACCCGTTATCCATCGACTACGCCTCACGGCCTCGCCTTAGGCCCCGACTTACCCAGGGCAGAAAAGCTTGACCCTGGAACCCTTGGACATCCGGCGGCAGGGTTTCTCACCCTGCTATCGCTACTCATGCCTGCATTCTCACTCGCACCACGTCCACAACTCGGTCACCCGGCTGCTTCACCCGTGGCACGACGCTCCCCTACCCATCCACACACCTAGACAAAACCCCAAAAGATTTCGCCAGATACACGTGCGAATGCCACAGCTTCGGCGGTGTGCTTGAGCCCCGCTACATTGTCGGCGCGGAATCACTTGACCAGTGAGCTATTACGCACTCTTTCAAGGATGGCTGCTTCTAAGCCAACCTCCTGGTTGTCTCGGCAACCCCACATCCTTTTCCACTTAGCACACGCTTAGGGGCCTTAGCTGGTGATCTGGGCTGTTTCCCTCTCGACGACGAAGCTTATCCCCCGCCGTCTCACTGCCGCGCTCTCACTTACCGGCATTCGGAGTTTGGCTGACTTCAGTAAGCTGGTAAGCCCCCTAGGCCATCCAGTGCTCTACCTCCGGCAAGAAACACGCGACGCTGCACCTATATGCATTTCGGGGAGAACCAGCTATCACGGAGTTTGATTGGCCTTTCACCCCTACCCACAGGTCATCCCCCAGGTTTTCAACCCTGGTGGGTTCGGCCCTCCACACGGTCTTACCCGCGCTTCAGCCTGCCCATGGGTAGATCACCCCGCTTCGGGTCTAGGACACGCGACTCAACGCCCTTATCGGACTCGCTTTCGCTACGGCTCCCCCACACAGGTTAACCTCGCCACGCACCACTAACTCGCAGGCTCATTCTTCAAAAGGCACGCCATCACCACACCCAACGGTGCAGCCCTGACGGATTGTAGGCACACGGTTTCAGGTACTCTTTCACTCCCCTCCCGGGGTACTTTTCACCTTTCCCTCACGGTACTAGTCCGCTATCGGTCACCAGGGAGTATTTAGCCTTACCAGGTGGTCCTGGCAGATTCACGGCAGATTTCCGGGGTCCGCCGCTACTCGGGAACTCACATAGACAGGCCGCGCACTTTCGCCTACAGGACTCTCACCCTCTACGGCAGGCCTTTCCAGACCCTTCAGCTAGCACACGACTTTCTCACTGCCCGACCCCCCAGCGGGAGGATCACAGCAAGCCCCACAACCCCGAACACACAACGCCCGCTGGCTATCACATGCGCCCGGTTTAGGCTCATCCGCTTTCGCTCGCCACTACTCACGGAATCACTATTGTTTTCTCTTCCTACGGGTACTGAGATGTTTCACTTCCCCGCGTTACCTCCACACGCCCTATATATTCAAGCGCGGGTAACACCACATGACTGGTGCTGGGTTCCCCCATTCGGAAATCCTGGGATCACAGCTCGGTTGACAACTCCCCCAGGCATATCGCAGCCTCCCACGTCCTTCATCGGCTCCTGGTGCCAAGGCATCCACCATGCGCCCTTAAACACTTGACCACAAAGATGCTCGCGTCCACTGTGC
This genomic interval carries:
- a CDS encoding penicillin-binding transpeptidase domain-containing protein — protein: MTACGLAACSSDSDDASKALSAFLADWHAGTLQKAPYAKGSSAQVAAAYRKVAGDLADVHPALSAGSVKVDGGKATAPVRVSWPLGGHDWRYTTTVHLAKTDGDWRVAWTGATVHPKLTGDGHLVLANEQGPRASIMDGSGQPMVTNRPVVYVGVQPNRVSDAKQLAEQLGDALDLDLSDLPKRIKAAEPTAFLDIVTLRKTDYEKVKSKIHDLDGTVFRDGTLPLAPSRTFARALLGTVGPVTKEQMDKHPGRYQIGDTAGQSGLQAQYEQRLAGGAGVTVTVSGTKQTLYHGTPVAGKPVATTLSPKVQQAADDALATETKHRTALVAIQISTGRVLAVANGPDGGSDDLALTGSVPPGSTFKVVTALSYLAAGVTPDSTVDCPEYATVSGRKFHNENNYQLGKVPFRTDFAQSCNTAFVGLSGKLGPDTLTKQAAKFGIGAQWQLGPEVNSGSVPPAKTAVDRAAAAFGQGRTTVSPIAMAGIAAGVARGHWVQPTLVTSPAYHPVKAGPQLPAKDLAALKSMMRSVVTDGTATVLKSVPGGPVYGKTGTAEYGSGTEPPSHSWFTGWQGDIAFAAFVEGGGTHEQAVAAPLVGKFLTNLNG
- a CDS encoding MFS transporter, whose translation is MAARSRRRWLVLAIGVYAQAASCAFLYGLPSLVPALRADEHLSLAGAGLVVAGPTVGLLATLIAWGAAADRYGERLVMAVGLTLAAVLVAVAALAVPGLTGFVVVLGLAGAAAASVNAASGRIVMGWFARDERGVAMGIRQTAQPLGVGIAALTLPDLAAHAGFRTALLLPAALCLAAALLVLLLAADPPRPAGGAAARTGNPYRSATLWRLHGASALLVLPQFAIAALAMEYLVGQRHWAALTAGAFLAVAQVCGALGRIATGYWSDRVGSRLRPMRQLAVASAAVMLAFALGDAVAPWLAVLAIALGSVITVADNGLAFTATAELAGLSWSGRALGIQNTGQNVVSSLTPPLLGLVVGASTYSIGFLCAAAFPVFAIALTPVAAEYRARRASPAPVG
- a CDS encoding S53 family peptidase, with the protein product MRHTLIRRAAIAVGVSALALPFAASAAQAAPTRQAVSGSTPAWATPANRAGNPSSSQRVDVQVFLKLRNAAGAERFANQVSTPGSKQYGKYLTANEFNARYAPTDDSVRAVRNFLRQQGLTVSGVGQGNRYVEASGTVAELNKAFGADLHTYSYRGHKLRAPGRQATLPTNVGNLVLSVNGLAQTGPLRTPFHHKVVSNSNAAKTRSAAPKAAPAPAQCSNFWGEHNQTMPQAYGRTEFPTYICGYGTDQLQTAYGVKKAIATGTNGAGTTIAIVDAYASPTMQADADRYAVDNGQGHYAKGQYSEKVFKPFDMQDECGGEDGWNGEEAIDVEAAHAMAPGATIKYVGAKNCDTGLDAALNWIIQNHAANIVSDSWGNLGEDIPASAIAAEHTIFVQAAAEGIGMYFSSGDSGDEVTAGNTPSAQPDYPASDPYVTAVGGTSLAVGSDSSYGFETGWGSTRAVVDYTQDPAAYTQAPPGEFYGGAGGGTSTLFDQPAYQRGVVPASLSQQYGGAPARVVPDVAALADPYTGMAVGRTIDGEYTLQTWGGTSLACPLFAGIQADASQGRSTPIGFANPLMYQLKAGSFRDVAPQRTPVAVATPTGSSLVTFDRDSSLFTAPGYDNVTGVGSPNGTSYLAAAGGGSHGGHGGHGGGHHRHH
- the def gene encoding peptide deformylase — protein: MAFRGEMGSTTGTARPIVVYGTPVLHRPCRPVTEFDDDLRALIDDMFASMYEADGVGLAANQIAVDARVFVFDCPDADDVNQVGHVVNPTLILPDLPRELDDDSEGCLSVPGQHADLARPALASVTGFTMTGEPVRYDGTGMLARCFQHETDHLDGTVYVDRLPKRIRKKVLKAAGLPTEAPAR
- a CDS encoding chaplin family protein gives rise to the protein MRVTTRLAVAGAMAAAGLALALPTAAFADSGSAGNNGVGNGTQVQAPVQAPVNVCGNGVGVLGVGAGASGDCTASAGATPSETPSACPTSSSGGYGTHAAEAACASESTPPSSQSPSASPSTVAAVTHTKSTGPTLPVTGSSLTILVIAALALLGAGAAALVLSRRRRAA